The Salvia splendens isolate huo1 unplaced genomic scaffold, SspV2 ctg933, whole genome shotgun sequence genome has a window encoding:
- the LOC121791834 gene encoding uncharacterized protein LOC121791834, whose protein sequence is MKDPGNFNISCVIENDRKTKALCDLGASITRMPLSFFRKLKFGVLKPTTITIQMADRSVKFPNGVLENVLVRVNDFIFPMDFVVLDMKEDSNVPLILGRPFLATGKALIDVTKGELTLRHGNKTTILSMLDKMKCHEMEESKRVEEVSLKVEDCKVIQWHM, encoded by the coding sequence ATGAAGGATCCGGGGAACTTCAACATCTCTTGTGTGATAGAGAATGATAGGAAAACTAAAGCcttgtgtgatttgggggcaagCATAACTCGCATGCCCCTAAGCTTCTTCCGGAAGTTGAAGTTTGGTGTTTTGAAGCCAACCACCATCACCATTCAAATGGCGGATAGATCAGTCAAGTTCCCCAATGGAGTCCTCGAGAATGTCTTAGTGAGGGtgaatgattttattttccctatgGACTTTGTTGTTTTGGACATGAAGGAGGATTCAAATGTCCCTCTCATCCTTGGAAGGCCATTCCTTGCAACCGGGAAGGCTTTAATTGATGTCACAAAGGGAGAGCTTACCCTTAGGCATGGAAACAAGACAACCATCCTCTCCATGTTGGACAAGATGAAATGCCACGAAATGGAAGAATCTAAGAGAGTGGAAGAGGTGTCTTTGAAAGTTGAAGATTGCAAGGTGATACAGTGGCACATGTGA